The Lysobacter gummosus sequence TAAAAACGCAGCGCCGCACGACACCAGCACGAACCCACGGCCGCGACGATGATGCAGTGCAAATTGACATCCCCGCACCCCTGGGGCAAGTTCGGGTTAGATCGATCTAAACCAATGGATGCACATGCATCGACTTGCGATTTCGACGGCGGCCGCGCTGGGCCTTGCCGCACTCGTGCCATCCGTGTTGCTGATCGGCGCGCCGGCCTTCGCCAAAGGCCCGACCGCCGACCTCAAGGCGTACACCGAGTCGGTGGCGGGCACCGCCATCGGCTTCGACATGGTGCCGATACCCGCCGGCCGTTACCGCATGGGCAGCCCCGCGTCGGAATCCGGACGCGAGGCCGATGAAGGCCCGCAAACCGACGTCACGGTCGGCGCGTTCTGGATGAGCAAGTACGAAGTCACCTGGGACGAGTACGACCAATTCCGCAAACTCGCTCCGAAGCTGAGCAAAGGCGCCGACGCGCCCGCCGATGCAGTGACCGGGCCGACGCCGCCTTACGCGGACGAATCCTGGGGATTCGGCAAAGGCCGCCAGCCCGCCATCGGCATGACCTGGCACGCGGCCACCGAGTACTGCCGCTGGCTGTCGGCGAAGACCGGGCATCACTATCGCCTGCCGACCGAGGCCGAATGGGAATACGCGGCCCGCGCCGGCACCAACACGCCGTGGTCCTCGGGCGAAGACGCCGCATCGCTCGATGCCAGCGCGTGGCACGCCGGCAACGCCAACAGCGCGCCGCATCGCGTCGGCGGCAAGAAGCCGAACGCATTCGGCTTGTATGACATGCACGGCAACATCGCCGAATGGACCCTCGACCGCTACGACCCCAAGCGCTACGCCGCGCTGAAGGGCCCGGCCGCCAAGGACCCGGTCGCCCTGCCCGGCGCGGCGCGCTATCCGCACGTGGTACGCGGCGGTTCCTTCGAAGACGATGCCGTCCACGTTCGCAGCGCCGCGCGCCGGGCCTCCAAACCGGCCTGGAGCCGCCGCGATCCGCAGGAACCGCAGAGCGTCTGGTGGCATACCGATGCCAGCTTCGTGGGCTTTCGCGTGGTACGGGCGATGGATGAGGCGCCGGCATTGAAGCAGTTCAAATCGAAGGTGACGCGCGCCAGTCCCAATCAATAACGCGCGGCAACACACGCAGCGGGCCGCCGGCGCTTATCGCCAAGGCGCGCCCACCCACACGAACGCAACCCACATGGAAAGGCACCATGACCGACGAACGCAACCGCGACGCAACGCCACCCTTCGATCCGCTGCGCCGCGAATTCCTGCAGCGAGGCGTCGGCACCGCCGCCGCGGTCGGCCTGGCCTCCGTGTTCGGCAGCGCGTATGCCGGTGGCAGCGACGAAATCCGCGTGGGCCTGATCGGCGCTGGCGGCCGCGGCACCGGCGCGCTGCGCAACGTGCTGGAAGCCGCGCCCGGCGTGCGCGTGGTCGCCATCGGCGATGTGTTCCCGGAGCAGTTGGGCAAGAGCATCGCCGCGATCGAAGCCAAGCTCGGCAAGCCGATCGGCGTACCGCCGGAGCGTCAGTTCTCCGGGCTCGATGCTTATAAGAAAGTCATCGCGCAGGACATCAACTACGTCATCCTGGCCAGCCCGCCGGCGTTCCGGCCCGAGCACCTCAAGGCGGCGATCGAAGCCGGCAAGCACGTGTTCACGGAGAAACCCATCGCCGTGGATTCGCCCGGCGTGCGCCAGGTGCTGGCGCTGTCCGACATCGCCGACGGCAAGGGCCTGAAGATCGCCGCCGGCACGCAGCGCCGGCATCAGGCCGGTTATCTGGACACGATCAAACGCATCCACGACGGCGCCATCGGCGAAATCGTCGCCGCCCGCGCGTACTGGAACCAGGGCGGCCTGTGGCATGTCGACCGCAAGCCGGGCTGGAGCGACGGCGAATGGATGCTGCGCAACTGGCTGTACTTCAACTGGCTGGCCGGCGACATCATCGTCGAACAGCACATCCACAACATGGACGTGGTCAACTGGGCGATGAATGCGCATCCAGCCAGCGCGGTGAGCCTGGCGGGCCGGCAAGTGCGCACCGAATCGGTGTTCGGCAATGTGTACGACCATTTCGCCACCGATTTCGAATACGAAAGCGGCGCGCACATGATCAGCATGTGCAGGCAGATGGACGGCTGCGCCAACAACATCTCCGAGGCCCTGGTCGGCACGCGCGGCAACTCGCGCGTGGATCAGCACGTCATCACCGGCGCCAATGCCTGGAAGCGCGACTCGCGCCTGGCCGAGAGCGATATCGATCCGTACGTGCAGGAACACGCCGACCTGATCGCGGCGATCCGCGGCGGCAAGCCGCTCAACGAACTCAAGCAGGTTTCGGAAGCCACCCTGACCGCGATCATGGGACGCATGGCCGGTTACAGCGGCGGCCGCGTGACCTGGGAGGAGGCGCTCAATTCGCAGGAATCGCTGGCGCCGGCTCCGTTCACCTTGAGCGGTTCGATCGCGGTGCCGGTCGTCGCCATGCCTGGCCGGACCGGCGACAAGCAGGCATGAGGGCGCGGCCCATGACGATGACTTCGTCGGCCTGCTGCCCGGCCGCCTGGAACGGGTGCTAGGCAAGTGAAACGCCCGCTGGCCGCGTTCGCGATCTTCGCCGCGCTGTCGGCGACGGCGTTCGCGACGCACGCGCAGACGCCGCTCACGCGCTACCAGCGCAGCGAGGCGCACATGGGTACGCAGACCCGCATCGTGCTGTACGCCGCCGACGCGGCAAGCGCCGACCGGGCGATGCGCGCCGGGTTCGCCCGCATCGCGCAACTCGACGGCGAACTCAGCGACTACCGCGAAGACAGCTGCCTGATGCGCCTGGCCGCGCAGGCCGGCCACGGCGACATCGCGGTCGGCGCGGATCTGTTCCGCGTGCTGCAGGCCGGCCAGGACGTGGCCGAACGTTCCGGCGGCGCCTTCGACGTCACCCAGGGCGCGCTCACCCGCTTGTGGCGCAGCGCCCGAAAGCTCAGCGAATTGCCGCGCAGCGAACGCATCGAACGCGCGCGCGCGAACGGCGGCTATCGTTATTTGCATCTGGATGCGCAGGCGCGCACCGTCCGCATCGATCGGCCCGGCATCGGGTTGGATGTCGGCGGCATCGCCAAGGGCTACGCGGCCGACGAAGCCTTGGCCGCGGTTACGGGGCAAGGGGTGACGCGCGCGTTGGTCGCGCTGGGCGGAGACATCGCGGTGTCCGACGCGCCGCCGGACGCGCCGGGCTGGCGCGTGAGCATCGCGCCGCTGGCGCCCGCGCAAGCTCCACTGCGAGCGATCGCGCAGACGACGCTGTACCTGCGCCACGCCGCCGTCTCCACCGCCGGCGATGCCGAACAATGGTTCGAGGTCGACGGACGGCGCTATTCGCACCTGATCGATCCGCGCAGCGGCTGGCCGATGCTGGGCCGCAGCGCGACCACGGTGATCGCACGCCGCGGCATCGACGCCGACGGCCTGGATACCGCCGCCGCCCTGCTCGGCCCGATCGAAGGCGCGCGGCTGGTCGAATCGGTGCCGGGCGCGGCCATGCGCATGGAGCGGGACGATCCGCTCGCGAATGCGACCGAGGTACGTGCTTCGACCGGCTGGCCGCGCCAGAATCATTCGCTGTACGACGGCGCCGCTCCGCTCCATGGCCGCGCCGCCGTCGCGGCCACTGCTCGCCCTCTTCCGTCGACATCATCGAGCCCGCCATGATCCGTTCCGTCCATCTGCAACCCTTCCTGCCGCCCATGGCGCTGTGCATCCTGCTGGCGTGCGCCACCAGCGCAAGCGCCGCCCGGCCCGCGGCGAGCGACAGCGTGAGCGCCGCCGAACGCCGCGAAGGTTTCGTGTCGCTGTTCGATGGTCGCTCGCTGCGGGGCTGGCACGGCTACGGCAAGTCCGGGCAACCGGTGCAGGGATGGAAGGCCGTCGATGGTGCATTGGTGCGCACCGAGGCCGGCGGCGATCTGGTCAGCGACAAGCAGTACGGCGATTTCGAATTGCGCATCGACTGGAAGATATCGCCCGGCGGCAACAGCGGCATCTTCTATCGCGGCAGCGAGTCGGAGCCGCAGATCTACCGCAGCGCGATCGAGTACCAGGTGCTCGACAACGACCATCATCCCGACGGCAAGAACGGACGCGACCGCTGGGCCTCGGCCCTGTACGGCCTGTATCCGCCGGCCAAGGTCGCGAACCGCCCGGTCGGCGAATGGAACCAGACCCGGATCGTCGTGCGCGGGGACCACGTCGAGCATTGGCTCAACGGCGAGAAAGTGCTCGAATGCACGCTGGGCTCGCCGGACTGGAAGGCCCGCGTCGCGGCGAGCAAGTTCAAGGACTGGCCGTCCTTCGCTGTCGCCCGCAGCGGCGTCATCGGCCTGCAGGATCACGGCGACTCGGTCAGCTATCGCAATATCCGCATTCGCGAGCTTTGATGTTCCAAGGGCATCGATTCGCGGATCGCCGCTCTCGACAAGGATCTACCCGGAACACCGATCGCTAGGCTCGACGCCCTCCTCCACTGCAGCGCCACGGGAACGCCATGACCGCATCCATCCGTATCCGCCTGTCGGTCATGATGTTCCTACAGTACTTCGCCTGGGGCGCGTGGACGGTCACGATGGGCACGTATCTGCTGCAGGCGATGAAATTCAGCGGCGAACAGACCGGCCTGGCCTACGGCACCTCGGCCATCGCGGCGATCGTCTCGCCGCTGTTCGTGGGGCTGGTGGTGGACCGCTGGTTCGCCAGCCAGCGCGCTCTGGCGGTGTTGTTCCTGCTCAGCGCGGCCACGTTGTATTACGCCTCGCTGCAGACGAGCTTCGTGCCGTTCTATGCGGCCTTGCTGCTGCACATGCTGTGTTTCATGCCGACCATCGCGCTCAGCAACGCGGTCGCGTTCCGCCACATGGACAATCCGCAGCAGCAGTTCCCCGGCGTACGCGTGCTCGGCACGATCGGCTGGATCGCCGCCGGCTGGTTGGTCGGGTATGTGCTGCACGCGGAAAACAGCGCGGTCCAATTCCTGGTCTCGGTGATCGCCCTGGTGGTGCTGGGCCTGTTCTCGCTGGCGTTGCCGCACACCCCGCCGCTGCCGCGGGCGCAGGATGCGGCGCGACCGGGCTTGCGCGATTTCCTGGGACTGGACGCGCTGCAGCTGATGCGCAACAGATCGTTCGCGGTGTTCATGATCGGCTCGCTGCTGGTCTGCATCCCGCTGCAGTTCTACTACGCCTTCACCAACGGCTTTCTCAACGAGATCGGCGTGTCCAACGCCGCCGGCAAGATGACCTTCGGGCAGATGTCCGAGATCGCCTTCATGTTGGCGATGCCCCTGTTCTTCCGCCGCCTGGGCATCAAGGCGATGCTGCTGATCGGCATGGCCGCGTGGGCGGCGCGCTATCTGCTGTTCGCCAGCGGCGACAGCGGCCAGCTGATGTGGATGCTGTACCTGGGCATTCTTCTGC is a genomic window containing:
- a CDS encoding formylglycine-generating enzyme family protein, which translates into the protein MHRLAISTAAALGLAALVPSVLLIGAPAFAKGPTADLKAYTESVAGTAIGFDMVPIPAGRYRMGSPASESGREADEGPQTDVTVGAFWMSKYEVTWDEYDQFRKLAPKLSKGADAPADAVTGPTPPYADESWGFGKGRQPAIGMTWHAATEYCRWLSAKTGHHYRLPTEAEWEYAARAGTNTPWSSGEDAASLDASAWHAGNANSAPHRVGGKKPNAFGLYDMHGNIAEWTLDRYDPKRYAALKGPAAKDPVALPGAARYPHVVRGGSFEDDAVHVRSAARRASKPAWSRRDPQEPQSVWWHTDASFVGFRVVRAMDEAPALKQFKSKVTRASPNQ
- a CDS encoding Gfo/Idh/MocA family protein is translated as MTDERNRDATPPFDPLRREFLQRGVGTAAAVGLASVFGSAYAGGSDEIRVGLIGAGGRGTGALRNVLEAAPGVRVVAIGDVFPEQLGKSIAAIEAKLGKPIGVPPERQFSGLDAYKKVIAQDINYVILASPPAFRPEHLKAAIEAGKHVFTEKPIAVDSPGVRQVLALSDIADGKGLKIAAGTQRRHQAGYLDTIKRIHDGAIGEIVAARAYWNQGGLWHVDRKPGWSDGEWMLRNWLYFNWLAGDIIVEQHIHNMDVVNWAMNAHPASAVSLAGRQVRTESVFGNVYDHFATDFEYESGAHMISMCRQMDGCANNISEALVGTRGNSRVDQHVITGANAWKRDSRLAESDIDPYVQEHADLIAAIRGGKPLNELKQVSEATLTAIMGRMAGYSGGRVTWEEALNSQESLAPAPFTLSGSIAVPVVAMPGRTGDKQA
- a CDS encoding FAD:protein FMN transferase — its product is MKRPLAAFAIFAALSATAFATHAQTPLTRYQRSEAHMGTQTRIVLYAADAASADRAMRAGFARIAQLDGELSDYREDSCLMRLAAQAGHGDIAVGADLFRVLQAGQDVAERSGGAFDVTQGALTRLWRSARKLSELPRSERIERARANGGYRYLHLDAQARTVRIDRPGIGLDVGGIAKGYAADEALAAVTGQGVTRALVALGGDIAVSDAPPDAPGWRVSIAPLAPAQAPLRAIAQTTLYLRHAAVSTAGDAEQWFEVDGRRYSHLIDPRSGWPMLGRSATTVIARRGIDADGLDTAAALLGPIEGARLVESVPGAAMRMERDDPLANATEVRASTGWPRQNHSLYDGAAPLHGRAAVAATARPLPSTSSSPP
- a CDS encoding 3-keto-disaccharide hydrolase, translated to MIRSVHLQPFLPPMALCILLACATSASAARPAASDSVSAAERREGFVSLFDGRSLRGWHGYGKSGQPVQGWKAVDGALVRTEAGGDLVSDKQYGDFELRIDWKISPGGNSGIFYRGSESEPQIYRSAIEYQVLDNDHHPDGKNGRDRWASALYGLYPPAKVANRPVGEWNQTRIVVRGDHVEHWLNGEKVLECTLGSPDWKARVAASKFKDWPSFAVARSGVIGLQDHGDSVSYRNIRIREL
- a CDS encoding nucleoside permease; protein product: MTASIRIRLSVMMFLQYFAWGAWTVTMGTYLLQAMKFSGEQTGLAYGTSAIAAIVSPLFVGLVVDRWFASQRALAVLFLLSAATLYYASLQTSFVPFYAALLLHMLCFMPTIALSNAVAFRHMDNPQQQFPGVRVLGTIGWIAAGWLVGYVLHAENSAVQFLVSVIALVVLGLFSLALPHTPPLPRAQDAARPGLRDFLGLDALQLMRNRSFAVFMIGSLLVCIPLQFYYAFTNGFLNEIGVSNAAGKMTFGQMSEIAFMLAMPLFFRRLGIKAMLLIGMAAWAARYLLFASGDSGQLMWMLYLGILLHGVCYDFFFVSGQIYVDREAPAHLRASAQGFLTLVTWGVGMLIGSWLSGKAVDAYRVAGDAGLHDWSRIWLIPAVGAAAVFVLFALFFRDRAPQPITGQGAPAP